Part of the Synergistaceae bacterium genome is shown below.
TATCCTCTGTCCCTGTCCCATACATAGGGCCCGTTGCCTGAAATTGAGCCGTACCCGTCGAGGTACTCCATATTAAGGAAATCCGCCGCGTCGCTTCTGATATAGCCCCTGTAGACAGGAAGCATCGGCATCTTGCCGCGGATTTTTTTGCTTGTCCAGTCGCCGGGGAGACCTGTCTTCGACAAGACCTCATCAATTACAGGCCGTAGGTCCGCTGGGATCTCGTCTATAAATTTCACCCTGCCCATCGCTGATTTGCCGAAGCTGTCTAGCAGGTATGCCGACGCCCAAACTCCGTCAGGTAGTTCCTTTAAAGCTGCAATAGTTACGAACAGCCCGTCCATAGCCGCAAGCTGACGCGGTTGTAGGCTGTGTTTCGAAAGAAATCCCCTGACCTCTTCCCACCTTGCGGGATCACCGTTAGGAAATATCCTGTCAATAATAGCGAGGCCGGCTGCAGCCCTCATCTTTGGCTCGCCGCTCCAAAGCTTCGACCACAATTCATATTCTGTGCCGCTTGGTTCTATTGCGCGTATATCTCTCAGTACCGAGGGGCCCATCTCCTTTATATTGCTTCTCCTCTGCATATCCGCTACAAATGTATCCCAGTCGGCTGCGGCAAAGGCAGGAGCTGACAAAGCAAGGACAATTGCCATTAGTACTGCTGCAATAACTGATTTTTTCATGATATTCTCCCCCAATCAAAAATCAAAAAAATGAAAAAACTGCCTGATGCTATTTGATTGACACAGTCCGGTGTGATACACCCGGTGCTTAAGTTTCGATCTCACTTTACCTGTAAAGCTTATCCCCCCCTCACTGTTACCTCTCTTTCCCATTGTCCTCCAGGCCAGCTTTTTGTATTTATACCGTTTGGAAGTATCTTCCACATTTTAACAGTGCCGCCTGGTTTACCGTACAGATCCACAGTGAATATTTCTCCGGTAGAGAATGGGATAAAGACGGCCGACTTTCCCTGATATATCCTGCTGAGTTTATCACCAGGCACATAGGGATCTTTGACTGTCCTCCACATGGGACCGCGTCGTTTGCCGCTGACACGGAATGACTGAATGCCCTCTTTTGTAAACATCAGTACCCCCGTCCCGCCGCCGTATCCACTTACAAAACCACTGAGAAACCGTGCCTGGTCCTCAACGTCTTTGCCAATATATGCCAGAATGCCGGCGCAGTAGTATCCAAGATATGCAGCGGAGCTTTTTTGCCTACGCCCGAAAGCTGCGCCGAGAGTCTTTGCTGCCTCTTGTTCCATATCCTCTGATAAAAGACTTTTTAGCGATGAAGCAAGTGTCTCCTTCTCTTTGTGTCTGTCCTTATACAGGATTTCCAGTGATTTTTTATAAATTACAGGCAGTTCTATTGCCTGAATCTCCGGTTTGGCGATATGCAAACCTGTATCTCCAGAAATAACATCTGAAGATACAGATCCGGCTGCCGCTGTTACGCTGTCCTCGTTCGCGCCGGGAACTGTCCTCTCTGCGGCCGAGATTGCCGAAGCCTCTAAGGATATCGCCAGCAGCAGCGTTATTGAAAATATTATCCTGCTGTATTTAATTTTTTTACTCATAGAAATAACACCTATTCCATTAATGTAATACATTGACCATCTTTTGCTTATATCCGTTTAGCGTTTTAGATGTCTATGTATCTTGTTTTGTCGCTTACGTTCTCCCTGGGACCCCTCTCGTCTCTGTCTACCGGCATGGATCCGTCAAAAGCCATAATAAGCACCGGCAACCCAACCAGCACGGGTGTCAGTATCCCCCAAAGCCAGAAATTTTTGCCCAGTCTTTGTGCTATGCTGCCCCACAGATAGACGTTTGCCGCAAAGCTTATCAGCGCTGTGGCCGGTTCAAAAACGGGCGCGAAGAGATAGAAGCTTACTACATTCATCCCCAGCGTCACAATGCCCGGAGCCACTATCCCCAATGTGATCCAACGCGAGATCTTTGCGCAGTCACACAGAAGCATCACGTTGTAAATCGGGATCAGGAAACCGAAGAAAGACCCGATGCGGAACTTTTCCCCAAGCCGTGAAAAGACAAACGCAGCGAAAATATAGAATCCAAAACACATCAAAATAAACATAATTACAGCGAATGTGCCGAAAAGAATTGTAAACATTGTTATTTGATCCTCTTTTCCAGTTCGGCGATTACTTCACCCAACTTCTTTATGTCCGAGCCATAACGAGCCCAGTCACCCTCACGCTGCGCCTTCTGCGCGGAATTGTACAGTTCTTGTGCATGCTTTACAAGAGTGACTGCATCTGTCCCGCCTGGGACGTCCTGAGATTGAGATACTGCTTTTGCGCTTCCTGCCTTATTGTCGGTCGCTGCGGACTTAGTCCCGTCTCCTGGAAGTATCTTCTGCCCCATAAGCTTTTCAAGCGCTTCTCCAAAGGACTCCGCCCATGTGACACGGCCTCCTGTGGAAACGATCACACGCTTCAGCTCCGGCAGTTCGCCCTTATCCGCTTTCAGATAGAGAGGCTGCACGTATAGCAGTGATTTGCCGACAGGGATGACAAGCAGGTCCCCGCGTATGACATCCGACCCGCGTTGGCTCCACAGAGATATCTGTGCCGATATCTCAGGATTCTGGTCTATGAGCGCCTCTATCTGAACAGGACCGTATATCAGCTTCTGTTTTGGGAATTTGTAGACGAGCAGCTCTCCGTAGTTTTGGGGATCGCAGCGTCCGGCCATCCATCCGATCAGGTTGTCTCTCCCAAGCGGCATATAAGGCATGATTATGGCAAATTCAGGAGAGCTTTCCCCCCACAGTTTCATGGTGACATAATTCGGCCGTATATTGCTCTCTTGTCCTGTCGTAGTTACAGCCCACACATCCTCACGGTTGTAGTAAGTGTTTGTGTCCGTCATGTGAAACGTGCGATAGACATCCGCCTGTACTTCAAAGAAGTCCTCAGGGTAGCGCATGTGCTTCCAGAGATCAGGAGGCAACTCTCCCGCGGCTTTGAAGAGGCTGGGGAAAATCTTCTGCCATGTCTTCGCGAGCGGATCATTGTTGTCGACGATATAGAAGGACATCTTGCCATCGTAAGCATCCACAGTGGCTTTTACGCTGTTGCGCAGGTAGTTGACACCGTTGAAGTGAGAAAGGGTCTTGTCGGTTGTCATAACAGGTTTTGAATAGGGATACCTTTGTGACCATGTGAAGCAATCCTGGATCCACTGGATACGCCCGTTGTAGATCACTGGATAAGTGTCCCCGTCGTATATCAGGAAAGGAGCGACCTCAGCGAGGGCCTCGCGGACATTCCTATAAAAGAGGACCCTGCTTTCAGGTTTCAATGAACCGGTAAAAAGAATTTCAGTATCATGAAACCGCAGCGCGAAAAGCAGCCTGCGCCAGAACGACCCTATCTTCACCCCGCCCTTGCCCTGATAAGTTGTCCTTGCATTTGAGTCCCCAAGAGGATAGTCAAATTCCTTGACATCCGTATTGACAAGCACATACCAGTCGCCCTTTGACCCATAGTATATCTCCGGACGATCCAGCGGGATGTCGACCGTGGAACGCGAAGGCAGATCCTTCATAAAGAACACGGGGAGGCCTCCTGGCGCAATTTCGTTGACCGGATTCATAACTACGCCGTAGCCGTGGGTGAACTCGAGGTGTGTATTGACCCATGTCGGGTTTTGCAGCTGAGACAGATCGAGCTCCCTGACAGAGAGCATAACCTGTCTGTTCCTTCCATTTATGTCGTAGCGGTCGATATAGACATCAGTAAAATTGTAGTATGTCCTTATGGCCTGAAGCTGCTTGTAA
Proteins encoded:
- a CDS encoding UPF0182 family protein, whose product is MDLKDIFGRISGMPGHDWTPGSGDNEEGWQDEHPMRPKFKMPKLPKFWLILGGIFILFTVILPGVAGFLTNLYWFGSHGYQAVFWRRFSAQWELFFVALIPAFFIYWSNWRFAWNSGVRLLQSSDADGVRIPSAKWLLVIFALIFAVVNAIGAMGYWGTFLKFLYPTPFGEVDPLFGRDIGFYIFTLPFFKFLQGWLQGVLVVSLIGSLVAYFLTQSVSFTGGHLDTAPKARLHLSLLGALILVVWGAGYWLERYELLFSPTGVVYGAGYTDIHIVLPALTILMIAAFTAAALLLVNFFKPMWKMSAIFIGALLILGWVAHSFVPGLVQQYRVKPNEYEMEKPYLAYHLDYTRRAFGLNNIRTLSVTPETEVTVDELKADLETVQNIRLWDYSPLLRTYKQLQAIRTYYNFTDVYIDRYDINGRNRQVMLSVRELDLSQLQNPTWVNTHLEFTHGYGVVMNPVNEIAPGGLPVFFMKDLPSRSTVDIPLDRPEIYYGSKGDWYVLVNTDVKEFDYPLGDSNARTTYQGKGGVKIGSFWRRLLFALRFHDTEILFTGSLKPESRVLFYRNVREALAEVAPFLIYDGDTYPVIYNGRIQWIQDCFTWSQRYPYSKPVMTTDKTLSHFNGVNYLRNSVKATVDAYDGKMSFYIVDNNDPLAKTWQKIFPSLFKAAGELPPDLWKHMRYPEDFFEVQADVYRTFHMTDTNTYYNREDVWAVTTTGQESNIRPNYVTMKLWGESSPEFAIIMPYMPLGRDNLIGWMAGRCDPQNYGELLVYKFPKQKLIYGPVQIEALIDQNPEISAQISLWSQRGSDVIRGDLLVIPVGKSLLYVQPLYLKADKGELPELKRVIVSTGGRVTWAESFGEALEKLMGQKILPGDGTKSAATDNKAGSAKAVSQSQDVPGGTDAVTLVKHAQELYNSAQKAQREGDWARYGSDIKKLGEVIAELEKRIK